The stretch of DNA CGTCCGGTTCATACACCTGTACCACCGCGCCCAGGTCGCCTGCTCTTAGGCCATGTTCAGGGATCTCCCGTACAAGAACCACTGTCTCTAATTCGTGAAACTCCATCACGCCTCTCCAGGGTAGGCCGTTACGAAACGCGGAACCTGCTGCTTGTTCAACACGATCCAAACGCTCAGAAGTT from Vicinamibacteria bacterium encodes:
- a CDS encoding DUF4926 domain-containing protein is translated as TSERLDRVEQAAGSAFRNGLPWRGVMEFHELETVVLVREIPEHGLRAGDLGAVVQVYEPDGLEIEFVTAAGKTKALVTLRVGDVRKVQDNDLIAVRSVGTLA